CAGTGGCCAAGATTAAACACCAACCAAGAGCTACTGCAGGATTACTATGGCTTTAGCTTCTCTTGTCTTAGTTCGTAGAATGGAAGGCTTTTTCcatgcactattttttctcatcAATCTACTATATGTGATGTCCGCCGCCTGGTGCAccgccactgccgccgccgGGATCAAAGAAGCTGCATCCGACCGCGCCGCCCTCCTCTCCTTCAAGTCGCTCATTGACGACGATCCGTTCGGAGCGCTCTCCTCGTGGAACAACGGCTCTCTCCACTACTGCAGGTGGCGCGGTGTCTCCTGCGGCCGCCGCCATCCCGACCGGGTCACGGCCCTCGACCTCAAGTCTCTCCGCCTAGCCGGTTCCGTATCACCCTCCGTAGCCAACCTCACATTCATCCAAAGGATCGAGCTGTCCGACAACAAGCTAGACGGAAGCATCCCGGAGGAGCTAGGAAGCCTACGCCGGCTGCGATATCTCAACCTGAGTGTGAATTCTCTTCGCGGAATGATCCCGTCTTCTCTAGGCAATTGCTCTAATCTTCGACTACTCAACTTGAGATGTAATAAGCTCAACGGTGAGATCCCGCCAACTCTATCGCGTCTTTCCAATCTTAGAGAGCTTCGCCTGAGTTGGAACACGTTACAAGGGACGATCCcagattcacttgggaatctttcttctctactctctctttctttagGTAACAATAGCTTGTCAGGAGCCATGCCTCCATCCTTCGGTGGCCTTCTCTCGTTGAAGATTCTTGAAATCCAAGAGAATAGTCTCACGGGAACCATTCCGCCCAGTCTCACAAATCTCTCCGCTCTGAACGTGCTTGCGCTACGAAGAAACAAACTTCATGGTGAAATTCCCCATTTTGCAGAACTCCCATTCCTCTCTTACCTGGACTGCTCTTATAATTATCTTTCCGGGACGATCCCAATTTCGCTCGGACAACTTTCAtctctcaaatatctcattctCGGGATGAACAACTTAACAGGGGAAATACCGTCATCCCTTTACAATCTATCATCCCTGAAGGGCTTAGAACTCATTTATAACCAGCTCGAGGGAACTCTACCCTCCAATATCGGAAATGCTCTTCCGAACCTTCAAGTCCTTCGTATGTATGGAAATCAGCTCGGGGGGCAAATTCCAGCATCCTTGTCCAATGCTTCTGAGCTTTGCGACCTTGAGCTATCACTCAATGCATTCCATGGCACGATACCGCAGAGCCTTGGAGCCTTGCAGAGCCTCTTGCGGCTCATACTGACCGTCAATCGACTCGAAGCCAGGAATCCTAGTGACTGGAGCTTCATTAAAGCACTGACCAACTGCACCAGTCTCCAAGTGTTGGCACTAGGACACAATCAACTTCAAGGCACACTGCCCAAATCACTAGTCAATCTTTCCACTAGTCTTAATGTTTTGGTAATCGCCAACAACCAAATATCAGGAATTATACCTACTGAGATTGAGAAGCTCATCAATCTAACTATTCTTGCCGTGAATGGTAACGACCTTCGAGGCACCGTTCCCATAGAAATCAGTCATCTTTCGCAATTACAGTACTTGGATCTGTCGAACAACATGCTTTCAGGCGAAATTCCTCCCACTTTGGGCAACCTAACACGAATGGACAAGCTCTATCTTGGCAACAATGAATTTGAAGGAGCCATTCCGCTGACATTAAGCAACCTGTTAATGCTAGAGTTGTTAGATCTATCAAATAATAGGCTAAGTGGTAGTATTCCTAAAGAAGTTTTGACCCTTTCATCACTCACAATCTTCCTTGACTTGTCGCATAATTTACTGAACGGTTCATTACCGTTGGAAGTGGGCAACTTGATAAATATCTGGGGTGTTAATCTCTCAAATAACAGGCTCTCTGGTGAGATTCCAGACACCATCGGCAAATGCGTCATCTTGGAAAATCTTTATTTAGAGAATAACTTATTTCAAGGATCCATTCCTCCCTCCATCAGCAATTTAAGAGGGCTTGAGGAGCTTGATCTCTCAAAAAACTTCTTTTCAGGCCAAATACCGGCATTCCTAGATGAGCTCCCGGATCTACACTACTTAAATCTCTCCTTCAACAGTTTTGAGGGCCGAGTGCCGATGAAAGGGGTCTTTAAGAATGCGAGCGAAGTTTCGCTTATCGGAAATAGTAAACTCTGCGGCGGAATTCCAGAATTACACTTGCTGAAATGCACTTCAGATGCCTTTGCAACAAAACATCACTCTGATTATAAAGTCAGAGTAATACTCATTCCTATATGTGGAGCTATTTTGTGTTTGATTATAATCATGTGCTTGCTTGGGATACATCACTTGATTAAAAACTCACAGAGAAAGCCGCTGTCGAGGTTTTCCTTAAGAAACCGATATGCAAAAGTATCTTACGATGAGCTCTTGAAGGCTACAAATGGGTTCTCCTCAGATAATCTGATCGGCACGGGAAGTTTTGGGTCGGTTTATAAAGCTGCCATGAACTATGAAAACGCTGACATCGTTGCGGTGAAAGTGCTTAACCTTCAACAGCATGGGGCTTTCAAAAGTTTTATGTCTGAATGTGAGGCCCTCAGAAGCATTCGACACCGAAATCTTGTCAAAATTCTTACATTGTGCTCTAGTTTGGATCACCGTGGTAACGATTTCAAGGCCTTGGTTTTTGAGTACATGCCTAATGGGAGCTTAGAAGAGTGGCTACATCCAAATGCATGCCAGAATAGGCCATTCAGAAGCCTAAGTCTAATCCAGAGGTTGAACATAGCTATCGATGTAGCCTCGGCATTGGAGTATCTTCATCACGGAGGGTCCGTGCCGATTGTTCACTGTGATCTTAAGCCCAGCAACATCCTTCTTGACAATGAAATGACGGCGCACGTGGGCGATTTCGGGTTAGCAAAGTTTCTGCGGCAACCGCCTGACGAATCATCAGAGCGTTCATCTACCAGCATTGTGGGGATCAAAGGATCTATTGGTTATGTTCCTCCAGGTGAgaaatatgcaataaaattCTAACTTTTTTCATGCTTTACggcattttagaaaaaaaaatataacacatTTTTAGTTGATTCCTAAGTATACTATATCTAATGTTTTTTGCTGCTCATTATTGTTTGAAGCAAAAGCAAAGTGAATAGCAaaagtttaataaataaaattgaaaatttagtataaaaattagtagaaaagagggaaaaaaatattgtggGAAATAAAAAGGATACTAGATATTAGCTACGGCCTATGAAAACCGACATACTAGAGTTAGAATAAACTGCTTGATGCTTACTATTAAAAACTGATTAATTATAAGCGCTAAACACGCTTGAGCTAGATCTTTATTTCTGCATATCTAATGCTATTTTAGATTCGATTTATAACTATGGCTTGGAAAACAGTTGaacgaaatccaaacccaaatgaATTCACCTGACAATctggtattatttttttcccaatTGACTAATGTTGTGCAGAGTATGGAATGGGCTGTAAACCATCTAGGCTCGGCGATGTGTACAGCTACGGAATTCTTCTGCTGGAGATGTTCACTGGAATGAGCCCCGTCGATGACATGTTCAAAGATGGTCTGAGCCTTCGTGGATATGTCCGTGCCACTGCTGCTTTTCCTGAACATCTCATGGACATTATAGGCAGAAAACTGCACTCAGCTGATAATGATATAGCTTACCAAGAAGAGTGTGTGCGAGATTGTGTGGTTTTGGTGTTCGACTGCAGTCTCTCGTGCTCAAATGAATTGCCATATGAACGATGCGACATGACGAAAGTCTTAAAGGTGCTGAGTGCAGCAAGAGAGAGGCTTCTTAGCTAAAAGCTGTTTTTCTCCCTATGCTACGTTTCTCACTAGAGGCAAATGAATGTATGTTTGACCATCCTCTGCTTTTccttatttgcatttaaaaaataacctTGTGTAATGAATATGCCTAGTCCTTATGGTTTTGATCATTCCTTTCTAAAATGAATATAACCAAAAGCAGTTAAGcacttcaatttatttttgcaTCTGTATACATTAATAGCTTAAAATTCCTAATTTCTGGCTCAAGTTTATAACTGAAGCCTAATATAACCCATCATTGCCAAATCTCTGTTGAATACATTTTTCAACAGATAGCTCCAACCCTATTTAGAAGGTTGTATAgacaaattttggattttaagcACAAACTACAGAAAGATCATAAATAGTATGATAGAAGGAGAATATTGACCAAGAAAAATTAAGAGGCATTTACATTCAAACAAAGCATCACATACAAAAGCAAGAATCCAATGCAAGGGACCACAAACACCGAAAAACGCAACTATCACCCAAAGTATTTGAcattcgaaaaagaacaccagATACGTACATATACCACCCCTCCGGTTCGCGTCCAACACCATCATCTCCGCCTGCGCCCTCAGTTCGTTCAAAACGTCCTCATACTATATACCAAATACACCAACAAGTGAAACTCAAATTCacgaatcaaaatcaaattttgagaaGAACCCAGATCGGGAAATGGGGCAGGGACCTTATCGGAGTAGGTCACGGACTCGTCGCCGAGCACGACGTCGCGGGGGCCGTCGAAGGCGACTGCGGTGGAGGCGGTGTAGACGacgcggcgcacgccgcactCGATTGCGGCGGAGATTAGGGTTCTGGTGGCGCCAATGGCTAGGGCGTGGAGTTCAGAGAAAttgggaggtggtggtggagataatggaggaggaggaggaggaggtggtggtgacGGGATCGATGTGGAAGACGACAACGGAGCCGGAGAGGGCGGGGATGACCTGGGCCCGGTCCGAGGAGGTGAAACGGGCCGGGAGAATGTAATGTACCTGACGAATCGCAGCCGCCGATGATGAGATTGCTCTGAGGCTTGGTCGGCGATGAGGATGATGGTTGGATCGGATTAGAGAAATTGAGATAATTGAGTGAcagaagggaagaagaagagcagaGGAAGAGTTTAGAGAGCTAGAGAAAGAGGAGAGTTGGGGAGGAATAAGGGTTTGGAGAGGTTAGAGGCAGGTTGAGGGAGACGAGGGCATGAGactgcgagagagagagacagatgAGACGTAGGAGAATTGGGGAGAAGGAAAATACTAATTCCGTTTTCATTACATCATGGTATTTATACTAATGATGGAAAGCAAAAACGCTATTCTATAGGGACTAAACAGCAAAGGTGGTAAAAAATAGAAGCATGGGCTTGATAGGCCGCTATTCGGCGCTATTATGGGCCCCCGCCTGGGCTTCACTGGTCCATGAGCTCTTCTTGTAACCGGTGAGTGAATATCGGGTCGCCTTCTCCGCACTATCCTCCGCCCGGCGGGTAGCGGGTCCGCTTTTTCCATCCGATCCAGGAATCGGGTCATCCGCTCCGCTGGTAACCCGGGTCAGAGGGTTATCGATTCGTTCCCTCCGCGGAACCTTCATCCTGCGGATATTGGGTCCGCATTTTCCATCCGACCCGGAATCGGATCGCCCGCTACCCGCTACCGAAATATTACCGCTTCCTCCGCTCTCCAGATCCTGCAGGATTTCCCCTCTTACTTCGatcctccctcctctccttccgAGCATCCAGGATGCCCTAGCTCCGCCGCTCCGCCGCTCCACCGGAGTTCCACCCGAGCGACCTCGCGCCGCCGGAGTTCCGCCAGGCTCGCCCTTCCTCGACTTGCTGCGGCCACTTATCTCTCCCATTTTGTAAAGTTATCATTTTTATTACCTTCCTCTGCTAACTACTGAACTACTAATACTTCAGGTCAGGTCGTTACAGAAAACCTGGTTGGTGGACCGGACCGGGAGAAGGGGAGGGATCGGCGACGCGGACTGTCCAGTGGCCGGGAGAGACGAGCGCGGCGCCGAGGGAGCGGCCGAGGAAGCTGGACCGGCCGAAGGTGACGGCAAAGGGGATCCGGTTCGGCTCCGCTGCGAGTGGACCGGGTTCGGAGCCATTGAGGGGGATTGAAGGggatagagagggagagggtagGGGGAacgagggagaaagagagaagaaagggtAACGAGAAAGATAGAGCGGCGCCGTTAAGTGTTCGTAACGGCGTTTCTCACGCACGCGCTCGTGACGACCCGTTCCGTACCAAATCACATACaattgaatcaaaattttcaattatatgATTCAAATTTAGTGATGCAAAACCGATAGTCtctaaagcaagtgacaaagagcttggtggttggtatctaaaattcaagttcgaattctagttgatttacatttctagctaaatatatttctgaataaaatagacgaaatctcaaaaaaaaaaaagaaaaaatagtgatGCAAAGGGCGCGGAGATCCGGCCCTCCTCCCGGCTCCCACTACTAAAATTCCGTCCCACCTCCGCCCGGAATCTGTAACAAATTAGAAAAATGAATCTCCTAATTCGCTAAGTCTCATAACTTATTTTTTGGTAGCATCTCGAATTTGTCCCaacaacaaatatttttttataaattataatattattaatatatataattaataacatcaattataaaaattaagaagatcAATCACGGTTCAAAGAACaagtcaaaaatttcaaatatatgagAAATAAGAACAtcaacttattttattttgaacttttttgtgaacatattattttttaaaaaattatgttactatactatcaataataccaattttttggtactatcgagttttcagCTGTTGAATGAAAGGATGTActgttaggataatagtggtcctttagggttgagtaagtggctggctgaatagtataatctaacgagtgaaaatgattaaaaaaaatagattttacgATAGAAAAATTGATAATAGCAAGAActtgatattattaatagtatagtagccggacttatttttttagagatattttcttaaaaaaatacatCTTATACGTCGCATTTTTACAACTTcgttgtaaaattttaaattctataaatttttatatataaactttttatatagtatagattGTATCTAGCAAAgtagattttataattttataatattaaattttaaaaaataatttagtatatGTAATGTACCAATAGACTAAGTGctgataataatttattatagttgagaagaaaagataaagtggtgactgaaaaatattttgtaccaTTGGagtgtaaaattaaattttgtagtctacatttctaaaatattattataaaaatttaaactatgtAATGTTTTATCCAtaactttttatataatttatatagtatatattaaataataaattttaattttataatattgattagttaaaaatatgttgTATAataaggtaccgtttggtttgggtataaagaagaactagctattacagaaatagatacaagtatggggataaaaaaaatagtatttggatgaaaattaggttattcctgaggataagaaaaatagcgtttggatagataatatagaataagaaaaatagtaggtagttatatatagaaaatgaaagtgttgttgggaatagttataccagcttatttcaggtacccaagaactactattttcggataaaaaattagcattcatgggtataaaggggataaggagttattccaccccttattCCCAATCCAAACGGGGCTTTAATGAGATTGACGGAGGTCGAggtcgagagagagaaagagagagagagagagagagaaaaggagaatcTAGATGGTGGAAAGAAAAAGACCCCCACCCCACtcctatagagagagagagagagagaaaaggagaatcTAGATGGTGGAAAGAAAAAGACCCCCACCCCACTCCTGACGTGGAGAATGGGAGAGAAATGGGAGAATTGGGATGGAGAAGAGAAGGTTGATCCTACTCTAATTCCTTCGGGTCAAATTACCATACGAGAACACTATATTGAATTTCAACAGAAAAAAAGTGGGCTCCACCCTCCTCATCCCTTTCTTCCGCTCGTATCAACGTGGAGAATGGGGAAGAGGGAAAAATTGGGATGAAAAAAACGTGGGCTCCACTCCAACCCTCATTTGTCCAAATCAATCTGAGAGCGCCGTGTTCCCTTTCAACTAGAGTTTCTACATACATTATATATTGTAAATTGATGCAATGCACCAATAGACTCAGTGCtggcaataataatttgttatagTTGAGACAGTAAAGATAGAGTGGAGAAAACGAAATATTTGGTACATCTggtgtaaaattaaattttatatactatatttctaaaatctcattataaaaatttaaattataaaacttttaCACAtagctttttatattatttatattgtatgaattaaatataaattttaattttataatattcataagttaaaaataaattaacgtGGAGAATAAAACAGAAAGGAGAATTGGGTAGGAAAAAAAACTCCTCCAGAATCAACGTAGAGAATGTAGGGAgaattgaaatgaaaaaaaatgggCCCATCCCAACCTGTTTTGCGCAAATTAACGTAAGAGCGCCATGTtggatatataaaatatgtagaTTTTTTGAGAAGAAATGCTAAATCTACAACTTAAAAGAATTATAGTCTTTACAATCTCTTATTCAATGGTCTTTCGATTTTATCCCACTTTTTCTAGTCCTTAATAGCAAGATTTGTAGAAAAAAGATGTCTTTTGTATTAGTAAAATGATAAGATTACAACTGAAAGTGAGTTGAATGTACGGAGACATCCTTACGTATAAGTAATTCTGAATttgcttctaaatttttattattttgtattgaGAATCGttccattttttatttactctaaAATTAAGTGATTTAAgtcagaaaaaataattttttttgccaaattAACCgatgattttattaaatttaataaaaaaaaagactaattaACCGTTAATAAgtaataaagttattaaatttgatagctAAACTAAGTatgaaaactcaaataaaaaaaatgacatgGAGGGgctctcaataaaaaaaaaatataaatataattaagtgAGTTATTTCAAAATGCCTAGAAAAATGTTCATATATTACTTATCTATTAAAAATCCATCTCTCACTAATTGTTTCTAATGCAAATGGTAAAGTGATGATTGGTACTCAAGGTCATAAATTTgaaagttatttattttatatttttaattaaatttattgttaaaaaattaaacgaaGCGCGTGCACTACACATTTCCTTTTATCCAAAATTATTTGGTTTATCAAAATACCTAACGGCATTCATTtctaataggaaaaaaaaaatgtcaaacaCTTTCTAAATTAACTTTAGAGAGTAGGCAAATAGATccttgagttttaaattttgacaacTAGACAATCTAAACattatcaaataattcaatCGCCCTTCCTCTATGGAAAAGTAACTAATTAAATGTCCATTTTCGACCTATGCCTTGTGTGTGATCttataaagcttcaaaatatattaaaattcgcCTTTTCTTATTCTAACGCTTGAGAAaagtaataattaaaatgaaagATGGATTTAATCTGTATATTCTTCAATCTGTAGATCTTAGTTTTATCACGAAGAGAGAAGaaatggttttttttatttgttgtattCTTGAAACTTTGCAAGATCAGATTTGCAAAATATGTTACCAAACTCTTGAGAAAATTGaccaattaaattatttgataattttagaagATCTAAttgctaaattaaaaattagagggTCATTTGACAATAGTTTAAAGTTTAGGAGTTTTTATGCATTTATCCCTTCCAATTTTAATACATCTATACGTAAAAATGTACGGAGATTCGGTcgtataggccattttgaaatttgTTCCCTccatgtttattttatttggattgaGACCCCCCTTCActattgatttttcaaaaaagtgaTATTTCTGTTCTTCTAAGGGCATCTGCGCAAATACATGCCTTCAGAAGGGCAGTGAGGAAATTCTccttttaaaaaacttaaagaGGCCAATTTCAGAAGaggctatagttgagggggtttccatACACTTTAACCTATAAAACAATTAACCTGGCTCCTATAATTCGTTCTATTTCATGGACTAGTCTCCTTGTTTAGTCCGGTCGCCTCTACTAAGTCAATCCACTAATTTCCACAAATTTCTTTATCACGATAAATTAGATAGTTGTATCACTAATTGTCCGCCAATTTTCACAAATTTCTTTATCACAATAAATTAGATGGTTACATTGAAATAGCGATGCACGAATATACTGTTAATAGGTGCTTTTAgttacccacttcgtttattttttataatgtacGAATGTGCAGCTATAATTAGGTGgcactataaaaaaattttaatataagaaCGTTTTTTAAACGACATTTGAAAAACCGTTTCTAAGCGTCTCTACAATACAACAAGTATCGAGGTTTCAAAAAGAGTCATCATATTAATCCTCTATTATATCAAACTAATTTGTTAgatgataatttttattattatttttaagttttcaacGTTTTAAATGTtaggatttttaaaaaaattttagtaagtCCTAATACTTTAAAGTATCTGAATATACTTTACCGACGCTTGGTATAAGCTTCTGTATATATACGATGACTTTTCATTTGACGATGTTTTAATCAACGCTTTTAAATAGCAAGGCAGAACTATCTTAGAATGATTTTAAGgatcattaaatataaaaaaaaaggtccttaaaaattaagtttcttGCAGTGCAGTTGTAACAATTCACttcgtttatattttaatttgtagtgTATGAATATACAGCCAGGAATAAAAGTAGGTTCCCActtaactaaaatataaaaaatactagattttgaatttagcatctcaaatattaattattaagctTTTCGCTAATTACCGTTAGTGACATTTAGAGAAGTATTgctgtactatatatatatggtatcgtttggttcggggataaacCAAAAGTGGCTATTCTAAGTATAGTTATAAATTGAGGTACaagcgaggattagatcaattttacataaaaattaggttattcctatggataaaaaaaatagcatttagttagataagatggaagaattaaagtggatagttataaataaaaaataattatattaaccctttctttatattagaatttaaatttttatattttatatttataatttagaatttaaaatataaacttttaaattttaaaattttaaaatctcaaatttacaattttaaaaattttaaattttaaattttaaactttaaatttaagatgaaatttattattaataaatttataattttttaaaaatttctacttaaacttaaatttaataaaaataatttattataatatttaaataaaatttattataatatttaaatataaataatatttattaatataggataattaataattttataataaaaacaatatattataatatataatatattatatttatataatttagttttaatttaatttataattttaattaaagtagAAATTAAGCATTGAAATAGAACTATTCtatcaaaatggtggaatagtaaatctcaagctattccggaataaccggaAATAGCAAAATTTGACCGACATAAAATATTTCGGAAAAAAATCATTCCGTacggcggaatagcggggataacgaaatcTCCGCTTATCTCCCGAACCCAACGGGGGCCCTAGGTGCGTAAGTATTCTCGCACCGTGGTATTACTACCTTACGACAACTATAGGCTTTTTGACTAAACTTGGCAGTTAGATTGTTATCTATCCAGTTGCCAAGATTAAATACCAACGAAGTGCTACTGCAGGATTACTATGGCTTTAGCTTCTCTTGTCTTAGTTCGTAGAATGGAAGGCTTTTTCCATGCATTTTTTCTCATCAATCTACTATATGTGATATCCGCCACCTGGTGCAccgccactgccgccgccgGGATCAAAGAAGCTGCATCCGACCGCGCCGACCTCCTCTCCTTCAAGTCCCTCGTCGACGACGATCCGTTCGGAGCGCTCTCCTCGTGGAATAACGGCTCTCTTCACTACTGCAGGTGGCGCGGTGTCTCCTGCGGCCGCCGCCATCCCGACCGGGTCACGGCCCTCGACCTCAAGTCTCTCCGCCTAGCCGGTCTCATATCGCCCTCCGTAGCCAACCTCACATTCATCCAGAGGATCGACCTGTCCGACAACAAGCTAGACGGAAGCATCCCGGAGGAGCTAGGAAGCCTACGCCGGCTGCGATTTCTCAACCTGAGTGTGAATTCTCTTCGCGGAACGATCCCGTCTTCGCTCGGCAATTGCTCTAATCTTCAAGTACTCAACTTGAGAGATAATAAGCTCAACGGTGAGATCTCGCCAACTCTATCGCGTCTTTCCGGTCTTAGAGAGCTTATCCTGAATCAAAACATGTTACAAGGGACGATCCCAGATTCAATTGGGAATCTTTCTtctctactctctctttctttagGTAACAATAGCTTGTCAGGAGCCATGCCTCCATCCTTTGGTGGCCTTCTGTCCTTGAAGATGCTTGAAATCCAATCAACTAGTCTCACGGGAACCATTCCCCCCACTCTCGCGAACCTCTC
This DNA window, taken from Ananas comosus cultivar F153 linkage group 5, ASM154086v1, whole genome shotgun sequence, encodes the following:
- the LOC109710344 gene encoding receptor kinase-like protein Xa21; this encodes MALASLVLVRRMEGFFHALFFLINLLYVMSAAWCTATAAAGIKEAASDRAALLSFKSLIDDDPFGALSSWNNGSLHYCRWRGVSCGRRHPDRVTALDLKSLRLAGSVSPSVANLTFIQRIELSDNKLDGSIPEELGSLRRLRYLNLSVNSLRGMIPSSLGNCSNLRLLNLRCNKLNGEIPPTLSRLSNLRELRLSWNTLQGTIPDSLGNLSSLLSLSLGNNSLSGAMPPSFGGLLSLKILEIQENSLTGTIPPSLTNLSALNVLALRRNKLHGEIPHFAELPFLSYLDCSYNYLSGTIPISLGQLSSLKYLILGMNNLTGEIPSSLYNLSSLKGLELIYNQLEGTLPSNIGNALPNLQVLRMYGNQLGGQIPASLSNASELCDLELSLNAFHGTIPQSLGALQSLLRLILTVNRLEARNPSDWSFIKALTNCTSLQVLALGHNQLQGTLPKSLVNLSTSLNVLVIANNQISGIIPTEIEKLINLTILAVNGNDLRGTVPIEISHLSQLQYLDLSNNMLSGEIPPTLGNLTRMDKLYLGNNEFEGAIPLTLSNLLMLELLDLSNNRLSGSIPKEVLTLSSLTIFLDLSHNLLNGSLPLEVGNLINIWGVNLSNNRLSGEIPDTIGKCVILENLYLENNLFQGSIPPSISNLRGLEELDLSKNFFSGQIPAFLDELPDLHYLNLSFNSFEGRVPMKGVFKNASEVSLIGNSKLCGGIPELHLLKCTSDAFATKHHSDYKLFCV
- the LOC109711047 gene encoding probable LRR receptor-like serine/threonine-protein kinase At3g47570; this translates as MCLLGIHHLIKNSQRKPLSRFSLRNRYAKVSYDELLKATNGFSSDNLIGTGSFGSVYKAAMNYENADIVAVKVLNLQQHGAFKSFMSECEALRSIRHRNLVKILTLCSSLDHRGNDFKALVFEYMPNGSLEEWLHPNACQNRPFRSLSLIQRLNIAIDVASALEYLHHGGSVPIVHCDLKPSNILLDNEMTAHVGDFGLAKFLRQPPDESSERSSTSIVGIKGSIGYVPPEYGMGCKPSRLGDVYSYGILLLEMFTGMSPVDDMFKDGLSLRGYVRATAAFPEHLMDIIGRKLHSADNDIAYQEECVRDCVVLVFDCSLSCSNELPYERCDMTKVLKVLSAARERLLS